From the Longimicrobium sp. genome, one window contains:
- a CDS encoding DMT family transporter, producing MEDDRAVKVDGQARSGAVPMVLSAFCFSLMSLLVKLVGARIPSQEVVFVRAVVSLAMAYLLVLRARPGNWGNRKGLLVVRGLMGFAALSCFFYGIIHLPLADATVIQYMNPVFTAWLGWWLLGEALTVGEAVFSGVGLLGVLLIARPTALFGGEGAARLDPVAVSVALAGAIFSAAAYVSVRRLSRTEHPLIIVFYFTLVTVPASLPGALAGAVMPRGVEWLLLAGVGVTALVGQVFLTSGLQREPAGRATAIGYVQIVFAATWGMLFFREWPDALSLLGAALVLVSVVTLARRRGSPEVRTSRAEEPTAEAV from the coding sequence GTGGAAGACGATCGAGCGGTGAAGGTGGATGGACAGGCGCGCTCCGGGGCCGTTCCCATGGTCCTGAGCGCGTTCTGTTTCAGCCTGATGAGCCTGCTGGTGAAGCTGGTGGGCGCGCGCATCCCCAGCCAGGAGGTGGTGTTCGTCCGCGCCGTCGTGTCGCTGGCGATGGCGTACCTGCTCGTCCTCCGCGCCCGGCCGGGGAACTGGGGCAATCGCAAGGGACTGCTGGTGGTGCGCGGGCTGATGGGGTTCGCGGCGCTGTCGTGCTTCTTCTACGGCATCATCCACCTGCCGCTGGCCGACGCCACGGTCATCCAGTACATGAACCCGGTGTTCACCGCGTGGCTGGGATGGTGGCTGCTGGGCGAGGCGCTCACCGTCGGCGAGGCGGTCTTCAGCGGCGTGGGGCTCCTGGGCGTGCTGCTGATCGCCCGCCCCACCGCGCTGTTCGGCGGCGAGGGCGCGGCGCGGCTCGATCCCGTCGCGGTCTCGGTCGCGCTGGCGGGCGCGATCTTCTCCGCGGCGGCGTACGTCAGCGTGCGGCGGCTGTCGCGCACCGAGCACCCGCTGATCATCGTCTTCTACTTCACCCTGGTCACCGTCCCCGCTTCCCTCCCCGGCGCGCTGGCGGGCGCGGTGATGCCGCGGGGCGTCGAGTGGCTGCTGCTGGCGGGCGTGGGGGTGACGGCGCTGGTCGGGCAGGTGTTCCTGACCAGCGGCCTGCAGCGCGAGCCCGCGGGCCGCGCGACGGCCATCGGCTACGTGCAGATCGTGTTCGCCGCCACGTGGGGGATGCTGTTCTTCCGCGAGTGGCCCGACGCGCTGAGCCTCCTCGGCGCCGCGCTGGTGCTGGTGAGCGTGGTGACGCTCGCCCGTCGCCGCGGCAGCCCCGAGGTCCGCACCAGCCGCGCCGAGGAGCCGACGGCCGAGGCGGTCTGA
- a CDS encoding DUF5335 family protein, with product MTAAVDRGQWPQLLRDFTRRNAGRATRLELDDAELGAQWAEMELHFRGAAFEPRYGRVELMLTDGDPTDHLTHSVEAVQRIDVERAGDGRDLLLRLAYPGGQTLLFLQEAGG from the coding sequence ATGACCGCCGCAGTGGATCGCGGCCAGTGGCCGCAGCTGTTGAGGGATTTCACCCGCCGGAACGCCGGCCGGGCCACGCGCCTGGAGCTGGACGACGCCGAGCTGGGCGCGCAGTGGGCGGAGATGGAGCTGCACTTCCGCGGCGCCGCCTTCGAGCCGCGCTATGGCCGGGTGGAGCTGATGCTGACCGACGGCGACCCCACCGATCACCTGACGCACAGCGTGGAGGCGGTGCAGCGCATCGACGTGGAGCGCGCCGGCGACGGCCGCGACCTGCTGCTGCGCCTGGCCTACCCCGGCGGGCAAACGCTGCTCTTCCTGCAGGAGGCCGGCGGCTGA
- a CDS encoding PAS domain S-box protein — MSSTLPPAGTDELSRLLLDSVRDEAIFALDPTGRVVRWSTGAREVIGYEEHEVLGVHFSRFYTPDDVQLGLAERELRRAQQHGRSETEGWRVRKDGSRFWAQIVTTALHDDAGRLVGYSRVVRDITERLRFEEAIRLSEAKFSGIISIATDAIVSVDEELRIVLFNQGAERIFGWTAEEAIGKPLSHLLPERFRGRHDAHIHAFAAGPVAAKRMGERQEIYGLRRDGTEFPAEASISRLELPGARLFTAVLRDITDRKRAEEAVARALAAEQEARAEAEAAGARTRFLAEAGARLSESLDRETVLRTLAGASVPMLGDWCVVFLREDDGQIRRVAAAHRDPEREGLTRELLGLPVEPASMHPVARAMETREPVLTESLPDGWIDGIAAGGEHARILHELGMHAVLAVPLVVRGEVLGGLGLVMSSAERGYTPALVTVAGELASRAALAVENTRLYGAAQSAIRAREDVLHVVSHDLGNSLSAIIVTTTVLLRTLPEEEANDDLRRRIASIRDLARRMQRLRQDLLDVASIETGRLAIEWDAWDPGGLAGEALESFAGLAAEKGLRLEGDVAPDLPQLEGDRERIMQVLANLLGNAVKFTPEGGRVGLRVSGGDGEVRFEVGDTGPGIPPEHLVHVFDRFWKVRSANRQGAGLGLAIAKGIVEAHDGRIWVESVEGEGSTFVFTLPLREGLTEIEEDEDL; from the coding sequence ATGAGCAGCACCCTGCCGCCCGCCGGCACCGACGAGCTTTCGCGCCTGCTGCTGGACAGCGTGCGCGACGAGGCCATCTTCGCGCTCGATCCCACTGGCCGCGTCGTGCGCTGGAGCACGGGCGCGCGCGAGGTGATCGGGTACGAGGAGCACGAGGTGCTGGGCGTGCACTTCTCGCGCTTCTACACCCCCGACGACGTACAGCTGGGGCTGGCCGAGCGCGAGCTGCGGCGCGCGCAGCAGCACGGCCGCTCGGAGACGGAGGGGTGGCGCGTGCGCAAGGACGGCTCGCGCTTCTGGGCGCAGATCGTGACCACCGCGCTGCACGACGACGCCGGGCGCCTGGTCGGCTACTCGCGGGTGGTGCGCGACATCACCGAGCGGCTGCGCTTCGAGGAAGCCATCCGGCTCTCGGAGGCGAAGTTCTCGGGGATCATCTCCATCGCCACCGACGCCATCGTCTCGGTCGACGAGGAGCTGCGCATCGTCCTCTTCAACCAGGGCGCCGAGCGGATCTTCGGGTGGACGGCCGAGGAGGCGATCGGCAAGCCGCTCTCCCATCTCCTTCCCGAGCGCTTCCGCGGCCGCCACGACGCGCACATCCACGCCTTCGCGGCCGGGCCCGTCGCCGCCAAGCGGATGGGCGAGCGGCAGGAGATCTACGGCCTGCGCAGGGACGGGACGGAGTTTCCCGCCGAGGCCAGCATCTCGCGGCTGGAGCTGCCCGGCGCGCGGCTGTTCACCGCCGTGCTGCGCGACATCACCGACCGCAAGCGGGCCGAGGAGGCGGTGGCGCGCGCGCTGGCCGCCGAGCAGGAGGCCCGCGCCGAGGCCGAGGCGGCGGGCGCGCGCACCCGCTTCCTGGCCGAGGCCGGGGCGCGGCTCTCCGAGTCGCTGGACCGCGAGACGGTGCTGCGCACGCTGGCCGGCGCGTCGGTGCCCATGCTGGGCGATTGGTGCGTGGTCTTCCTGCGCGAGGACGACGGGCAGATCCGGCGGGTGGCCGCCGCGCACCGCGACCCCGAGCGCGAGGGGCTCACCCGCGAGCTCCTCGGCCTTCCCGTGGAGCCGGCGTCGATGCACCCGGTGGCGCGGGCGATGGAGACGCGCGAGCCGGTGCTGACCGAGTCGCTCCCCGACGGCTGGATCGACGGGATCGCGGCGGGCGGCGAGCACGCGCGCATCCTCCACGAGCTGGGGATGCACGCGGTGCTCGCCGTTCCCCTGGTGGTGCGCGGCGAGGTGCTGGGTGGGCTGGGACTGGTGATGTCGTCGGCCGAGCGGGGCTACACGCCGGCGCTGGTGACGGTGGCGGGCGAGCTGGCGTCGCGCGCGGCGCTGGCGGTGGAGAACACGCGGCTGTACGGCGCGGCGCAGTCCGCCATCCGCGCGCGCGAGGACGTGCTGCACGTGGTCAGCCACGACCTGGGCAACTCGCTCTCGGCCATCATCGTCACCACCACCGTGCTCCTCCGCACCCTTCCCGAGGAGGAGGCGAACGACGACCTGCGCAGGCGCATCGCCAGCATCCGCGACCTCGCGCGGCGGATGCAGCGGCTGCGGCAGGACCTGCTCGACGTGGCCAGCATCGAGACCGGGCGCCTGGCCATCGAGTGGGACGCATGGGACCCGGGCGGGCTGGCCGGCGAGGCGCTGGAGTCGTTCGCCGGGCTGGCGGCCGAGAAGGGGCTGCGGCTGGAGGGCGACGTCGCCCCCGATCTCCCGCAGCTGGAAGGCGATCGCGAGCGGATCATGCAGGTGCTGGCCAATCTCCTGGGGAACGCGGTGAAGTTCACCCCCGAGGGCGGCCGCGTGGGGCTGCGCGTGTCGGGCGGCGACGGGGAGGTGCGCTTCGAGGTCGGCGACACCGGGCCGGGGATCCCCCCCGAGCACCTGGTGCACGTGTTCGACCGCTTCTGGAAGGTGCGCAGTGCCAACCGCCAGGGCGCGGGGCTGGGTCTCGCCATCGCCAAGGGGATCGTCGAGGCGCACGACGGGCGCATCTGGGTGGAGAGCGTCGAGGGCGAGGGGAGCACCTTCGTCTTCACCCTCCCCCTCCGCGAAGGCCTGACGGAGATCGAGGAAGACGAGGATCTCTAG
- a CDS encoding phosphatase PAP2 family protein yields MSTQSDRLERRSAPRDHQPARNAMFRLFRWVGGHVRGFHAAVGALLIGGVAVIVVCVALFSALADEVMEGDTLAFDRSVLLWMNGHASPQLTSLALDVTALGAGTVVWLVMIVASVFLWVSRHRWSAALLWVSIAGSGLINAVVKLFFDRPRPQLFPWRVPYAGFSSFPSGHSMTSMVCYATLAFLIARLVPSKFLRRFTFGVAALIILLIGLSRMYLGVHYPTDVAAGFIMGLAWASFCALGIEALRYFRHREPQVAAQEQDLDATAEAGPAGDASTQAA; encoded by the coding sequence ATGAGCACGCAATCCGACCGTCTCGAGCGCCGATCCGCGCCGCGCGACCATCAGCCCGCGCGCAACGCCATGTTCCGCCTGTTCCGCTGGGTGGGCGGGCACGTGCGCGGCTTCCACGCGGCCGTCGGCGCGCTGCTGATCGGCGGCGTGGCGGTGATCGTGGTCTGCGTCGCGCTCTTCTCCGCGCTGGCCGACGAGGTGATGGAGGGCGACACGCTCGCCTTCGACCGCTCGGTGCTGCTGTGGATGAACGGCCACGCCTCGCCGCAGCTGACCAGCCTGGCGCTGGACGTGACGGCGCTGGGCGCGGGGACGGTGGTGTGGCTGGTGATGATCGTCGCCAGCGTCTTCCTCTGGGTCAGCCGCCACCGCTGGTCGGCCGCGTTGCTCTGGGTCTCCATCGCCGGCTCGGGGCTCATCAACGCCGTGGTGAAGCTGTTCTTCGACCGCCCGCGGCCGCAGCTCTTCCCCTGGCGCGTGCCGTACGCGGGGTTCTCGTCGTTCCCCTCGGGGCACTCGATGACGTCGATGGTGTGCTACGCCACGCTGGCGTTCCTCATCGCCCGGCTGGTGCCCTCGAAGTTCCTGCGCCGCTTCACCTTCGGCGTGGCGGCGCTGATCATCCTGCTGATCGGGCTGTCGCGGATGTACCTGGGGGTGCACTACCCCACGGACGTGGCGGCCGGGTTCATCATGGGGCTGGCGTGGGCGTCGTTCTGCGCGCTGGGGATCGAGGCGCTGCGCTACTTCCGCCACCGCGAGCCGCAGGTGGCCGCGCAGGAGCAGGACCTCGACGCCACCGCCGAAGCCGGCCCCGCGGGTGACGCATCGACGCAGGCCGCCTGA
- a CDS encoding MFS transporter, giving the protein MTRHRAGNLTALMFAAFVDMMGLLMVVPQLPFVATRLGAGGFAVGALVSSFSLAQLLSAPLWGRFSDRYGRRPVLLTALTASVAAYLIFAWASLPTGDHRSAGFYLWLLFLSRIVQGAGGGTVGVIQAYVADSTEPRDRARALGWLSAATNLGVSIGPALGSLSLAFWGPRAPGVLAAALCAANIGFVWAYVRESHVPEPPQAKKTVIRPAEAALHVATHPGDPAPRLIWIYAIAMGAFSGFTAVLALFLAARFGITERSIGWFFAWNGAISVLVRAFFLGPAVDRFGEPRLARIGQALLALGLGLIPLTAAIRTGWSIALPFGASVEPRIVVLALVAALMPLGTAFTFPCVTGLLSQVIDPRERGVMMGVQQSYGGAARVLFPLLAGWTFQHMGTGFPFWTSAALVVGTLFLSFGIGPHREEEPPAPQKEEGVAVAAT; this is encoded by the coding sequence GTGACCCGGCACCGCGCGGGGAACCTGACCGCGCTGATGTTCGCGGCGTTCGTGGACATGATGGGCCTCCTGATGGTGGTCCCCCAGCTCCCGTTCGTGGCCACGCGGCTGGGCGCCGGCGGCTTCGCGGTGGGCGCGCTGGTGTCGTCGTTCTCTCTCGCCCAGCTGCTCAGCGCGCCGCTCTGGGGGCGCTTCTCCGACCGCTACGGCCGCCGCCCGGTGCTGCTCACCGCGCTCACCGCGTCCGTCGCCGCGTATCTCATCTTCGCCTGGGCCAGCCTGCCGACGGGCGACCACCGCTCGGCCGGCTTCTACCTCTGGCTCCTCTTCCTCTCCCGCATCGTGCAGGGCGCGGGCGGGGGGACGGTGGGCGTGATCCAGGCGTACGTGGCCGACAGCACCGAGCCGCGCGACCGCGCCCGCGCGCTCGGCTGGCTCTCGGCGGCGACGAACCTGGGGGTGAGCATCGGGCCGGCGCTGGGGTCGCTGAGCCTGGCGTTCTGGGGGCCGCGCGCGCCGGGGGTGCTGGCGGCGGCTCTGTGCGCGGCCAACATCGGCTTCGTGTGGGCGTACGTGCGCGAGTCGCACGTCCCCGAGCCGCCGCAGGCCAAGAAGACGGTGATCCGCCCCGCCGAGGCCGCGCTGCACGTGGCTACGCACCCGGGCGACCCGGCGCCGCGGCTGATCTGGATCTACGCCATCGCCATGGGCGCGTTCAGCGGGTTCACGGCGGTGCTGGCGCTGTTCCTGGCCGCCCGCTTCGGCATCACCGAGCGCTCCATCGGCTGGTTCTTCGCCTGGAACGGGGCCATCTCGGTGCTGGTGCGCGCCTTCTTCCTGGGCCCGGCGGTGGACCGCTTCGGCGAGCCGCGGCTGGCGCGCATCGGGCAGGCGCTGCTGGCGCTGGGGCTGGGGCTGATCCCGCTGACGGCCGCCATCCGCACCGGCTGGTCCATCGCCCTCCCCTTCGGCGCGTCGGTCGAGCCGCGGATCGTGGTGCTGGCACTGGTGGCAGCCCTGATGCCGCTGGGGACGGCGTTCACCTTCCCGTGCGTCACCGGGCTACTGTCGCAGGTGATCGACCCGCGCGAGCGGGGGGTGATGATGGGCGTGCAGCAGAGCTACGGCGGCGCGGCGCGCGTCCTCTTCCCGCTGCTGGCGGGATGGACCTTCCAGCACATGGGGACGGGGTTCCCGTTCTGGACCAGCGCCGCGCTGGTGGTGGGCACGCTCTTCCTGAGCTTCGGCATCGGCCCGCACCGCGAGGAAGAGCCCCCCGCGCCGCAGAAGGAGGAAGGCGTCGCCGTGGCCGCCACCTGA
- a CDS encoding M14 family metallopeptidase — protein sequence MRRRLLVLPIVLSLVSQAASAQAVAPLTRAERSQFRETSRYADVVAFLDTVGRASPLIHLATFGYTWEGRALPLAVVGRVRDASPGAVRASGKTVVYLQGDIHAGEVEGKEGLLQILRDVARGGHAAWADSLVLLVAPIFNADGNERIALNHRPQQHGPVAGMGTRPNAQGLNINRDFTKLDTPEARAQAALMNAYDPHVLVDLHTTDGTFHAYHLTYAPPLHPNTDAAISALLRDEWLPAITRSAKRKYGYEFHDYGNVPAPESPWAAGPGAERGWYTYDWRPRFSNHYWGLRNRFGILSETYSYLTFGERIEVQRRFVEEIVDWAAANATRIRRITAEADRRGVVGMEMAVTARLRRTGPAEILMGEVTEERNPYSGEVMWRRRDVVRPERMPEFIAYYAAGTERAPAAWLLPDSLGDIADRLRAHGIRVERVAGGAISGAEEFRVDSATTARNESEGHRERRLFGAWRPAQRTLAGNWLRVSAAQPLGRLAFTLLEPRSDDGFAAWGLLDAWLKDNAYPVLRIPTAPSR from the coding sequence ATGCGCCGACGGCTCCTCGTCCTCCCCATCGTCCTCTCCCTCGTCTCCCAGGCCGCATCCGCGCAGGCGGTGGCGCCGCTGACGCGCGCCGAGCGGTCGCAGTTCCGCGAGACCAGCCGGTACGCGGACGTGGTGGCGTTCCTCGACACCGTCGGTCGCGCGTCGCCGCTGATCCACCTCGCCACCTTCGGCTACACGTGGGAGGGGCGGGCGCTCCCGCTCGCCGTCGTCGGCCGCGTGCGCGACGCATCTCCCGGGGCGGTGCGGGCGAGCGGCAAGACGGTCGTCTACCTGCAGGGCGACATCCACGCCGGCGAGGTGGAGGGGAAGGAGGGGCTGCTGCAGATCCTGCGCGACGTCGCCCGCGGCGGGCACGCGGCGTGGGCGGATTCCCTCGTCCTGCTCGTCGCGCCGATCTTCAACGCCGACGGAAACGAGCGGATCGCGCTGAACCACCGGCCGCAGCAGCACGGCCCCGTGGCGGGGATGGGGACGCGTCCGAACGCGCAGGGGCTCAACATCAACCGCGACTTCACCAAGCTCGACACCCCCGAGGCGCGCGCGCAGGCCGCGCTGATGAACGCGTACGATCCCCACGTGCTGGTCGATCTCCACACGACCGACGGCACCTTCCACGCGTACCACCTCACCTACGCGCCACCGCTGCACCCCAACACCGACGCCGCCATCTCCGCCCTGCTGCGCGACGAGTGGCTCCCCGCCATCACCCGCAGCGCGAAGCGGAAATACGGCTACGAGTTCCACGACTACGGCAACGTCCCCGCGCCGGAGAGCCCGTGGGCGGCCGGACCCGGCGCGGAGCGCGGATGGTACACGTACGACTGGCGGCCGCGCTTCAGCAACCACTACTGGGGGCTGCGCAACCGCTTCGGCATCCTCAGCGAAACCTACTCGTATCTCACCTTCGGCGAGCGCATCGAGGTGCAGCGGCGCTTCGTGGAGGAGATCGTGGACTGGGCCGCGGCCAACGCCACGCGCATCCGCCGCATCACGGCCGAGGCGGACCGGCGCGGCGTGGTGGGGATGGAGATGGCGGTGACGGCGCGGCTGCGGCGCACGGGGCCGGCGGAGATCCTGATGGGCGAGGTCACCGAGGAGCGCAACCCGTACAGCGGCGAGGTGATGTGGCGCCGGCGCGACGTCGTCCGCCCGGAGCGGATGCCCGAGTTCATCGCCTACTACGCCGCCGGGACGGAGCGCGCCCCCGCCGCCTGGCTCCTCCCCGACTCGCTGGGCGACATCGCCGACCGGCTGAGGGCGCACGGAATCCGCGTCGAGCGCGTCGCCGGCGGCGCGATCTCCGGCGCCGAGGAGTTCCGCGTGGACTCGGCCACCACGGCGCGGAACGAGAGCGAGGGGCACCGCGAGCGCCGCCTGTTCGGCGCGTGGCGGCCGGCGCAAAGGACGCTGGCGGGGAACTGGCTGCGCGTGTCCGCGGCCCAGCCGCTGGGGCGCCTGGCGTTCACGCTGCTGGAGCCGCGCTCGGACGACGGGTTCGCCGCGTGGGGGTTGCTGGACGCGTGGCTCAAGGACAACGCATACCCGGTCCTCCGCATCCCCACGGCGCCGTCGCGATGA
- a CDS encoding NAD(P)-dependent oxidoreductase, with amino-acid sequence MKIAIFGAGGMIGQRVVREVLSRGHQVTAVARDPSRLSAPEGVAAVRGDATDAASVAGAVRGHDAVISSVGPSATTGTDVYVGSARALIAGLRQAGVKRLLVVGGAGSLEVAPGVQLVDTPGFPAAWKPAALATRDALGVFRSEADGLDWTYLSPAALIEPGERTGRYRTGGDQLLTDAEGHSRISAEDFAIALVDELEQGKNVGRRMTAAY; translated from the coding sequence ATGAAGATCGCGATCTTCGGGGCGGGCGGGATGATCGGGCAGCGCGTCGTGCGCGAGGTGCTGTCGCGCGGGCACCAGGTGACGGCGGTGGCGCGCGATCCCTCGCGGCTGAGCGCGCCCGAGGGCGTTGCCGCGGTGCGGGGCGACGCGACGGACGCGGCGAGCGTGGCCGGGGCGGTGCGCGGGCACGACGCGGTGATCAGCTCGGTGGGCCCGTCGGCGACGACGGGGACGGACGTCTACGTGGGATCGGCGCGCGCGCTGATCGCGGGGCTGCGGCAGGCGGGGGTGAAGCGGCTGCTGGTGGTGGGCGGCGCGGGGAGCCTGGAGGTGGCGCCGGGAGTGCAGCTGGTGGACACACCCGGGTTCCCCGCCGCGTGGAAGCCGGCGGCGCTGGCCACCCGCGACGCGCTGGGCGTGTTCCGCAGCGAGGCCGACGGGCTGGACTGGACGTACCTGAGCCCCGCCGCGCTGATCGAGCCCGGCGAGCGCACCGGCCGCTACCGCACCGGCGGCGACCAGCTGCTCACCGACGCCGAGGGGCACAGCCGCATCTCCGCCGAGGACTTCGCGATCGCGCTGGTGGACGAGCTGGAGCAGGGGAAGAACGTCGGCCGGCGCATGACCGCGGCCTACTGA
- a CDS encoding Rrf2 family transcriptional regulator: MTMSSRFAVAVHILTLIENGGGEPVTSEYIAGSVNTNPAVVRRLLQMLTRAGLTRAQLGTGGGALLARPASEITLLDVYRAVDEGELFALHREDPNPACPVGRNIQASLRGTMDAATRALEAELARRTVADMLADVRQRDRRPAGSPSSA, encoded by the coding sequence ATGACGATGAGCAGCCGCTTCGCCGTGGCCGTGCACATCCTCACGCTGATCGAGAACGGCGGGGGCGAGCCGGTGACGTCGGAGTACATCGCGGGAAGCGTGAACACCAACCCGGCGGTCGTGCGGCGCCTGCTGCAGATGCTGACGCGGGCGGGACTTACGCGCGCGCAGCTCGGCACCGGCGGCGGCGCGCTGCTGGCCCGGCCGGCGTCGGAGATCACGCTGCTGGACGTGTACCGCGCGGTGGACGAGGGCGAGCTGTTCGCGCTGCACCGCGAGGATCCGAACCCGGCGTGCCCGGTGGGGCGCAACATCCAGGCGTCGCTGCGCGGCACCATGGACGCCGCCACCCGCGCGCTCGAGGCCGAGCTCGCGCGCCGCACCGTGGCCGACATGCTGGCCGACGTGCGGCAGCGCGACCGCCGGCCGGCTGGATCGCCGTCGTCCGCCTGA
- a CDS encoding GNAT family N-acetyltransferase, producing the protein MPAIRRLRADEWRAYRDLRLRALGDSPDAFASVLETQRVRPDSDWQDRLAAGAASPAQLPLVAEEGDALVGLVWGVIDPPNTGTAHVIQMWVAPEARGRGVGAMLLDAVVAWARDAGARGVMLDVTCGDSPARRLYERAGFVPAGDPEPLRAGSDLLAQPMRLEL; encoded by the coding sequence ATGCCTGCGATCAGACGCCTTCGTGCCGACGAGTGGCGCGCGTACCGCGACCTGCGGCTGCGCGCGCTGGGCGACTCGCCGGACGCGTTCGCCAGCGTGCTGGAGACGCAGCGGGTGAGGCCCGACTCCGACTGGCAGGATCGCCTCGCCGCCGGCGCCGCGTCGCCGGCGCAGCTGCCGCTGGTAGCGGAGGAGGGGGATGCGCTCGTCGGGCTGGTGTGGGGCGTGATCGATCCTCCGAACACCGGGACCGCGCACGTCATCCAGATGTGGGTGGCGCCGGAGGCCCGGGGCCGCGGCGTCGGCGCCATGCTGCTCGACGCGGTGGTCGCTTGGGCGCGGGACGCAGGCGCGCGCGGCGTGATGCTGGACGTGACCTGTGGAGATTCGCCCGCGCGCCGCCTGTACGAGCGCGCCGGCTTCGTCCCCGCGGGCGACCCGGAGCCGCTCCGGGCCGGCTCCGATCTGCTCGCCCAGCCGATGCGGCTGGAGCTGTGA
- a CDS encoding HAD family hydrolase, protein MSLRHDVVFLFDVDNTLLDNDRVTADLKRHLTGAFGAERAQWYWETFEELRAELGYADYLGALQRFRVEHPRDPNLLAVSTYLVNYPFANRLYPGSLDVIDRCKAWGPVAILSDGDVVFQPRKVERSGLWDAVEGNVLIYIHKEEMMDDVEARFPARHYVMVDDKLRILDAMRSAWGGRLTTVFPRQGHYALDPELCARYAPADVTIERIGELADYDLPRLIGDAAVGVA, encoded by the coding sequence ATGAGCCTGCGCCACGACGTGGTGTTCCTGTTCGACGTGGACAACACGCTGCTCGACAACGACCGCGTGACCGCCGACCTCAAGCGCCACCTGACCGGCGCGTTCGGCGCGGAGCGCGCGCAGTGGTACTGGGAGACGTTCGAGGAGCTGCGCGCCGAGCTGGGCTACGCCGACTACCTGGGCGCGCTGCAGCGCTTCCGCGTGGAGCACCCGCGCGACCCCAACCTGCTGGCCGTGTCGACGTACCTGGTCAACTATCCGTTCGCCAACCGGCTGTATCCCGGCTCACTGGACGTGATCGACCGGTGCAAGGCATGGGGCCCGGTGGCGATCCTGTCGGACGGCGACGTGGTGTTCCAGCCGCGCAAGGTGGAGCGCAGCGGGCTGTGGGACGCGGTGGAGGGAAACGTCCTCATCTACATCCACAAGGAGGAGATGATGGACGACGTGGAAGCCCGCTTTCCCGCGCGCCACTACGTGATGGTCGACGACAAGCTGCGCATCCTCGACGCGATGCGGTCGGCGTGGGGAGGCCGCCTGACCACCGTCTTCCCGCGCCAGGGCCACTACGCGCTCGACCCCGAGCTCTGTGCCCGCTACGCCCCCGCGGACGTCACCATCGAGCGCATCGGCGAGCTGGCCGACTACGACCTCCCGCGCCTGATCGGCGACGCAGCGGTGGGCGTCGCGTAG
- a CDS encoding ATP-binding cassette domain-containing protein, translated as MSAVLRVDSVGVSFGRRRVLAGAYFQARAGAVTALVGRNGAGKSTLLKIAAGWLRPDHGLVEFRGRRSPAPRPARLARDGLFILPVDGSVLSPAFTLAQHLDALERRFGAGDRAAVLERLGIVHVAGVASRRLSGGERRLAELALAVLRRPVCLLADEPFRGIVPHHAERVLATLREMARGGCAVVVTGHEMGWVLEAADEVTWVRDGSTQPLGTRDEALAHWRFRREYLGAAGLRDRPGRA; from the coding sequence GTGAGCGCCGTGCTGCGGGTGGACTCGGTGGGGGTGAGCTTCGGGCGCCGCCGCGTGCTGGCCGGCGCGTACTTCCAGGCGCGCGCGGGCGCGGTGACGGCGCTGGTCGGGCGCAACGGCGCGGGAAAGTCGACGCTGCTGAAGATCGCGGCGGGATGGCTGCGGCCGGACCACGGCCTGGTGGAGTTCCGCGGCCGCCGCTCCCCGGCCCCGCGGCCGGCCCGGCTGGCGCGCGACGGGCTCTTCATCCTTCCGGTGGACGGCTCCGTGCTCTCGCCCGCGTTCACGCTGGCGCAGCACCTCGACGCGCTGGAGAGGCGCTTCGGCGCGGGCGACCGCGCCGCCGTGCTGGAGCGATTGGGGATCGTCCACGTGGCCGGCGTGGCGAGCCGGAGGCTCTCGGGCGGCGAGCGGCGGCTGGCGGAGCTGGCGCTGGCGGTGCTGCGGCGCCCCGTCTGCCTGCTGGCGGACGAGCCCTTCCGTGGCATCGTGCCGCATCACGCCGAGCGGGTGCTGGCCACGCTGCGGGAGATGGCGCGCGGCGGGTGTGCCGTCGTGGTCACCGGCCACGAGATGGGCTGGGTGCTCGAGGCCGCCGACGAGGTCACCTGGGTGCGCGACGGAAGCACGCAGCCGCTCGGTACCCGCGACGAGGCCCTCGCCCACTGGCGCTTTCGCCGCGAATACCTGGGTGCCGCTGGACTCCGGGATCGACCGGGCCGCGCGTAG